A genomic region of Campylobacter corcagiensis contains the following coding sequences:
- a CDS encoding OmpA family protein — translation MKKLVLTSVAVVALMIAGCSKKEPEVAQTGVVMTDAERLAALANQIQGQVQNVYFAFDKYNVDAQGKVAANNNAALFNQAGAQALKIKVEGNCDEWGTDEYNYALGLKRAKAAKDALVFEGVNPSRIDVVSFGESNPVCTERSKSCDAQNRRSEFRVSY, via the coding sequence ATGAAAAAGTTAGTTTTAACTTCAGTTGCAGTAGTTGCTCTTATGATTGCTGGTTGTAGCAAAAAAGAGCCAGAAGTTGCACAAACTGGTGTGGTGATGACAGATGCAGAAAGACTTGCAGCACTTGCTAATCAAATTCAAGGTCAAGTTCAGAATGTATATTTTGCATTTGATAAATATAATGTAGATGCTCAAGGTAAAGTAGCGGCAAACAATAACGCAGCACTATTTAATCAAGCTGGTGCACAAGCTCTTAAGATTAAAGTTGAGGGTAACTGTGATGAGTGGGGTACAGATGAGTATAACTACGCTCTTGGTTTAAAAAGAGCTAAAGCAGCTAAAGATGCTTTAGTATTTGAAGGCGTTAATCCATCAAGAATTGATGTTGTAAGCTTTGGTGAGAGCAATCCAGTATGTACTGAAAGATCAAAATCTTGCGATGCTCAAAATAGAAGAAGCGAATTTAGAGTTTCATACTAA
- the tolB gene encoding Tol-Pal system protein TolB, which produces MRKILFVVTFCIALFANDATTTIVNQGVALPKISVEDGSNLADSNFQNQFFKLMAGDLKVGATFEVENAYFQNAFNNPALSGGLVVKYELTGDKSSSLNLKVKVVENSNTLYEGSFSESGERFPFLAHKAVSTIVKNIGYSDVDWMNGMIVYSVYTSARDSDIYVGDYTLTYTKRLLSDGLNVFPKWANASQSAFYYTYYENRSNPTIYRYDLASGSKTKIYKGSGMLVASDVSSDGSKLLITDAPDEQADIFIYDLRNGSKKRITNYPGIDVSGNFVDGDSRVVFVSDRLGYPNVFATDINGGSVEQMVYHGRNNNSISTNGNYIVYSSREPDRSFNLYLISTQTNYIRQLTADGKNLFPRFSSDGGSVMYIKDSGYKSAVGIIRVNENKSFQFPLNVGRIQSIDW; this is translated from the coding sequence GTGAGAAAAATTTTATTTGTTGTTACATTTTGTATAGCACTTTTTGCAAATGATGCTACTACAACAATTGTTAACCAAGGTGTGGCACTGCCTAAAATTTCAGTTGAGGATGGTTCAAATTTAGCCGACTCAAATTTCCAAAATCAGTTTTTTAAACTAATGGCAGGAGATTTAAAAGTTGGTGCTACTTTTGAGGTTGAAAATGCTTATTTTCAAAATGCATTTAATAACCCAGCTCTTAGTGGCGGTTTAGTAGTAAAATATGAACTAACAGGTGATAAAAGTTCGAGTTTAAATTTAAAGGTTAAAGTAGTTGAAAACTCAAATACCTTATATGAAGGCAGTTTTAGCGAAAGTGGTGAGAGATTTCCATTTTTAGCACACAAAGCAGTATCTACTATAGTTAAAAATATAGGATATTCTGATGTTGACTGGATGAATGGTATGATAGTTTACTCAGTTTATACAAGTGCAAGAGATAGCGATATATATGTAGGCGATTACACTTTAACTTACACAAAAAGGCTATTAAGTGATGGCTTAAATGTATTTCCAAAATGGGCAAATGCATCTCAAAGTGCATTTTATTACACATATTATGAAAACAGATCAAACCCAACAATTTATAGATATGATTTAGCAAGTGGTTCTAAAACTAAAATTTATAAAGGTAGTGGTATGCTTGTAGCTTCTGATGTTAGTAGTGATGGTTCAAAACTTCTTATAACGGATGCTCCAGATGAGCAAGCTGATATATTTATATATGATTTAAGAAACGGAAGTAAAAAGCGTATAACAAACTATCCAGGTATTGATGTTAGTGGAAATTTTGTTGATGGCGATAGTAGGGTTGTTTTTGTAAGTGATAGACTTGGATATCCAAATGTTTTTGCTACGGATATAAATGGTGGCTCAGTTGAGCAAATGGTATATCATGGAAGAAATAATAACTCAATTAGTACAAATGGCAACTATATAGTTTATTCTAGTCGTGAGCCAGATAGATCATTTAACCTATATCTTATCTCGACTCAGACTAATTATATAAGACAATTAACAGCTGATGGAAAAAACTTATTTCCAAGATTTTCAAGCGATGGTGGAAGTGTGATGTATATCAAAGACTCAGGATACAAAAGTGCTGTTGGTATAATTAGAGTAAATGAGAACAAAAGTTTTCAGTTTCCATTAAATGTTGGTAGAATTCAATCAATAGATTGGTAA
- a CDS encoding TonB C-terminal domain-containing protein, which produces MQKTIDILSFIISLSIYIISLICVLYLSNKAFQNLENVRYTDDINATRDQVTIADIDDLIPAAPEDALEKPSEIKAETEEEVEEEKLKTTHKKPDEASKPKQEQPKPEPKKEEPAPNQDSTEPIKIAKEEPKLLDLFSDINSTKINEAAKSEESVQSRKKSDNETKVAKEKSTSSQKSEKKSEKSSGKTMSTGVYNKFRGEVQNILTRVWTSYRAIPNQDATVKITISPNGKLSYEITQLAYDSAFNQKFRDFLSKLEGMNFPKPPNGQPFTHTYKMADLAK; this is translated from the coding sequence ATGCAAAAAACTATAGATATCCTATCTTTTATAATAAGTTTATCAATATATATAATATCGCTTATTTGTGTTCTCTATCTATCTAACAAAGCTTTTCAAAATTTAGAAAATGTAAGATATACGGATGATATTAACGCAACAAGAGATCAAGTTACAATCGCAGATATTGATGATTTGATTCCTGCTGCACCTGAAGATGCTTTAGAAAAGCCAAGTGAGATTAAAGCTGAAACAGAAGAAGAAGTTGAAGAAGAAAAATTAAAAACTACACACAAAAAACCTGATGAAGCATCAAAACCAAAACAAGAACAACCAAAACCAGAACCTAAAAAAGAAGAACCCGCTCCAAATCAAGACTCTACAGAGCCAATAAAAATTGCCAAAGAAGAACCAAAACTACTTGATCTATTTTCTGATATAAATAGCACCAAGATCAATGAAGCAGCCAAAAGTGAAGAGTCTGTCCAAAGTAGAAAAAAGAGTGATAACGAAACAAAGGTTGCTAAGGAAAAAAGCACAAGTTCTCAAAAATCTGAAAAAAAATCTGAAAAATCTTCAGGTAAAACTATGTCAACAGGAGTTTATAATAAATTTCGTGGAGAAGTCCAAAATATTCTTACAAGAGTTTGGACATCATATAGAGCCATACCAAATCAAGATGCAACGGTTAAGATAACAATTAGTCCAAACGGAAAGCTTAGTTATGAAATAACCCAGTTAGCTTATGACTCAGCGTTTAATCAGAAATTTAGAGATTTTCTATCTAAGCTTGAAGGTATGAACTTTCCAAAGCCTCCAAATGGACAGCCGTTTACTCATACCTATAAGATGGCGGACTTAGCAAAATAA
- a CDS encoding biopolymer transporter ExbD — protein sequence MYDFDEKPELNITPLVDIMLVLLAILMVTTPAVIYEENILLPIGSKKQISTEKTEDLVVRVTPDKIIDIAGSKMSFDEFGDNLILLISKYNLQAPVYIQADKTLLYDDVVFVLKTLKKAGFSKVSLQTLG from the coding sequence ATGTATGATTTTGACGAAAAGCCAGAGTTAAATATAACTCCGCTTGTCGATATTATGCTCGTTTTGTTAGCTATTTTAATGGTCACAACTCCAGCTGTTATATATGAAGAGAATATTCTTTTGCCAATTGGGTCAAAGAAACAAATTTCTACTGAAAAAACAGAGGATTTAGTTGTTAGAGTTACACCAGATAAGATAATTGATATAGCAGGAAGTAAAATGAGTTTTGATGAATTTGGAGATAATCTTATACTTCTTATCTCTAAGTATAATTTACAAGCCCCTGTTTATATTCAAGCTGATAAGACTTTGCTTTATGATGATGTTGTCTTCGTGCTAAAAACTCTTAAAAAAGCTGGTTTTTCTAAGGTATCTTTACAAACTCTTGGATAA
- a CDS encoding MotA/TolQ/ExbB proton channel family protein has product MEFIDILLAYISRSAFITIFVLIWLSAYFIATFTILISKMITLNSWLNSESKALDSLLLGAKVTNTPTVLKKCATGFASKEKLNVCIAMAEKSSTSGLTWLSIIASTSPFIGLFGTVVAILETFAKMGAGDAGLSVIAPAISEALVATGAGIFVAIPAYTFHLLLKRKSYEIMSVINRSADVILLNSRNSSERFDV; this is encoded by the coding sequence GTGGAATTTATAGACATTTTACTAGCTTATATTTCAAGAAGTGCATTTATTACGATATTTGTACTTATTTGGTTATCTGCATATTTTATAGCTACATTTACGATTTTGATTTCAAAGATGATAACGCTAAATTCTTGGCTAAATAGTGAGTCTAAAGCTTTGGACTCACTTCTTTTGGGTGCTAAAGTTACAAACACTCCTACAGTTCTTAAAAAGTGTGCAACAGGCTTTGCATCAAAAGAGAAGTTAAATGTCTGTATAGCAATGGCGGAAAAAAGCTCAACTTCGGGACTTACTTGGCTTTCAATTATAGCATCAACTTCTCCTTTTATAGGACTTTTTGGTACAGTTGTAGCAATACTTGAGACATTTGCAAAGATGGGTGCTGGGGATGCAGGTCTTAGTGTTATCGCTCCAGCTATTAGTGAGGCACTAGTTGCAACAGGTGCTGGAATTTTTGTAGCAATACCAGCTTACACTTTTCACCTTCTTTTAAAGAGAAAATCTTATGAAATAATGAGCGTTATAAATAGATCCGCTGATGTGATACTTTTAAATTCTAGAAATAGTAGTGAGAGATTTGATGTATGA
- the atpC gene encoding ATP synthase F1 subunit epsilon encodes MKNKFILEIVTPKGMIFSGDVKEAQFPGSEGELGILPNHASLVTLLDTGLIEVTDLNGDIERVAINWGYLKVSEEKVTVLADGAVYIGGKKDGKIAQAIEKAKELIESMGSESTAYAATIARLDNL; translated from the coding sequence ATGAAAAATAAATTTATACTTGAGATAGTTACCCCAAAAGGTATGATTTTTAGTGGCGATGTCAAAGAAGCTCAATTTCCAGGAAGCGAAGGCGAGCTTGGCATCTTGCCAAATCATGCATCACTTGTAACTTTGCTTGATACAGGACTTATTGAAGTCACTGATTTAAATGGTGATATAGAAAGAGTAGCTATTAACTGGGGATATCTAAAAGTCTCTGAAGAAAAAGTTACCGTTCTTGCTGATGGTGCAGTATATATCGGTGGTAAAAAAGATGGTAAAATAGCACAAGCTATTGAAAAGGCTAAAGAGCTAATAGAGTCTATGGGTAGTGAAAGTACAGCTTATGCTGCAACTATAGCTAGACTTGATAACTTATAA
- the atpD gene encoding F0F1 ATP synthase subunit beta, whose product MKGIISQVLGPVVDIAFSDYLPQINEAIEVNFEVEGEQRKLILEVAAQLGDNKVRTIAMDTSDGLSRGLEAVALGAPISVPVGPEVLGRIFNVVGDVIDDGEEVNAQEKWSIHRDPPAFKDQGTKSEIFETGIKVVDLLAPYAKGGKVGLFGGAGVGKTVIIMELIHNVAYKHSGYSIFAGVGERTREGNDLYNEMKESGVLDKVALCYGQMNEPPGARNRIAFTGLTMAEYFRDEMGLDVLMFIDNIFRFSQSGSEMSALLGRIPSAVGYQPTLASEMGKLQERITTTKKGSITSVQAVYVPADDLTDPAPAVVFAHLDATTVLNRAIAEKGIYPAVDPLDSTSRMLDPQIVGEEHYKVARGVQMILQKYKDLQDIIAILGMDELSEEDKQVVERARKIERYLSQPFFVAEVFTGSPGKYISLEETIAGFKGILDGKYDDLPENAFYMVGNIDEVIAKAEKLKG is encoded by the coding sequence ATGAAAGGTATAATTAGTCAAGTTTTAGGTCCTGTTGTAGATATTGCTTTTAGTGATTATCTGCCACAGATTAATGAAGCTATTGAGGTTAACTTTGAAGTTGAGGGTGAACAAAGGAAGCTTATTTTAGAAGTTGCTGCTCAACTTGGAGATAATAAAGTTAGAACTATTGCCATGGATACAAGTGATGGTTTGAGTAGAGGACTAGAAGCAGTTGCTCTAGGAGCACCGATATCAGTTCCAGTTGGTCCAGAGGTTCTTGGAAGAATTTTCAATGTTGTTGGTGATGTTATTGATGATGGTGAAGAGGTTAATGCTCAAGAAAAATGGTCGATCCATAGAGACCCACCAGCATTTAAAGATCAAGGAACAAAGAGTGAAATTTTCGAAACTGGTATTAAAGTAGTAGATCTTTTAGCTCCGTACGCAAAAGGTGGAAAAGTCGGATTATTTGGTGGTGCCGGTGTTGGTAAAACTGTTATTATTATGGAACTTATCCATAATGTTGCTTATAAGCACAGCGGCTACTCAATCTTTGCTGGTGTTGGTGAAAGAACAAGAGAGGGTAATGACTTATATAATGAGATGAAAGAGAGTGGTGTTTTAGATAAAGTCGCCTTATGCTATGGTCAAATGAATGAGCCACCGGGGGCAAGAAATAGAATCGCTTTCACAGGTCTTACAATGGCTGAATATTTCAGAGATGAGATGGGACTAGATGTTTTGATGTTTATTGATAACATCTTTAGATTCTCACAATCAGGTTCAGAGATGTCAGCTTTGCTTGGTAGAATTCCATCAGCTGTTGGTTATCAGCCAACTTTAGCTAGTGAGATGGGTAAACTTCAAGAAAGAATTACAACGACTAAGAAGGGTTCTATTACATCAGTTCAGGCTGTTTATGTTCCAGCTGATGACCTTACTGACCCTGCTCCAGCAGTTGTTTTTGCTCATCTTGATGCTACAACTGTTCTTAATAGAGCTATTGCTGAAAAGGGAATTTATCCAGCAGTTGATCCACTTGACTCAACTTCAAGGATGCTTGATCCGCAAATTGTAGGAGAAGAGCACTATAAGGTGGCTCGTGGAGTTCAAATGATACTTCAAAAGTATAAAGATCTTCAAGATATCATAGCAATTCTTGGTATGGATGAGCTTAGCGAAGAAGACAAACAAGTTGTTGAAAGAGCTAGAAAGATTGAAAGATATCTATCTCAACCATTCTTTGTTGCTGAGGTTTTCACAGGAAGCCCAGGAAAATATATCTCTCTTGAAGAGACAATCGCAGGATTTAAAGGTATCCTAGATGGTAAATATGATGACCTTCCAGAGAATGCATTTTACATGGTTGGAAATATTGACGAGGTTATAGCTAAGGCTGAAAAGCTTAAAGGATAA
- the atpG gene encoding ATP synthase F1 subunit gamma: MANLKDIKLQIKSVKNTEKTTKAMKLVSNVKLKRAKEAAIQSSAYAIKINEVLSEIAHYADSVPQDGELSKLFNTSADVKIVDILFVTADKGLCGGFNAHTIKTVRNMIKEYQDQKVKVRLRAVGKKGIEYFRFQGVEIYKSYIGVSSAPTYEKAEDIIKEAVDDFKSGKTDKIILVHNGYKNMIVQEIRINTIAPIEPPVVDKSNKFENSLIEFEPADNAVKILEDLMVKYIEYSMYYALIDSLAGEHSARMTAMDNATNNAKQRVAELNLAYNKARQGSITTELIEIISGVEAIK; the protein is encoded by the coding sequence ATGGCAAATTTAAAAGATATTAAACTTCAGATTAAGAGCGTAAAAAACACTGAAAAAACTACTAAGGCTATGAAACTTGTCTCTAATGTCAAGTTAAAAAGAGCTAAAGAAGCAGCTATTCAGTCAAGTGCTTATGCTATTAAGATAAACGAGGTCTTAAGTGAGATAGCCCACTACGCAGATAGCGTACCGCAAGATGGTGAACTTAGCAAACTATTTAATACCTCAGCTGATGTTAAGATAGTTGATATTTTATTTGTAACTGCTGATAAGGGACTTTGTGGTGGTTTTAATGCTCACACTATAAAAACTGTAAGAAATATGATAAAAGAGTATCAAGACCAAAAGGTTAAAGTAAGACTTAGGGCAGTTGGTAAAAAGGGTATTGAGTATTTTAGATTTCAAGGGGTTGAGATATATAAATCTTACATCGGAGTAAGCTCAGCACCTACATATGAAAAAGCTGAAGATATTATTAAAGAGGCGGTTGATGATTTTAAAAGTGGTAAAACAGATAAGATTATTCTAGTTCATAACGGTTATAAAAATATGATCGTTCAAGAGATAAGAATCAACACAATTGCCCCTATAGAGCCACCAGTAGTTGATAAGAGTAATAAATTTGAAAACTCTTTGATAGAATTTGAACCAGCTGATAATGCAGTTAAGATTTTAGAAGATCTTATGGTTAAATACATTGAGTATAGTATGTATTATGCGTTGATAGATAGTTTAGCGGGTGAACATAGCGCTAGAATGACAGCAATGGATAATGCTACAAATAATGCAAAACAAAGAGTTGCTGAGCTAAATCTTGCCTACAATAAAGCAAGACAAGGTTCTATTACAACTGAGCTTATTGAGATTATCAGTGGTGTTGAAGCGATTAAATAA
- the atpA gene encoding F0F1 ATP synthase subunit alpha, with protein sequence MKIKADEISAIIKERIEQFDIDINIEETGKIITVADGVASVYGLKNVMLNEMVEFENGTQGMALSLEEDSVGVIILGSMEGIAEGGSVKRLGKLLQVPVGDAMIGRVVNALGEPIDGKGEIEAKEYRFVEEKAKGIMARKSVHEPLQTGVKAIDALVPIGRGQRELIIGDRQTGKTTIAVDTIINQKGQDVICIYVAIGQKQSTVAQTVKRLEEYGAMDYTIVVNAGASEAASLQYLAPYSGCTMGEYFRDNARHALIIYDDLSKHAVAYRELSLILRRPPGREAYPGDVFYLHSRLLERASKLSDELGAGSLTALPIIETQAGDVSAYIPTNVISITDGQIFLETGLFNSGVRPAINVGLSVSRVGGSAQIKAIKKVSGTLRLDLAQYRELQAFAQFASDLDETTRKQLDRGTRMVEVLKQPPYSPLAVEKQTVIIYAGTNGFLDDIPASAIGKFEAELYPFIEARFPEVFETIRTKKAMDKDTEETLAKALNEFKATFSAE encoded by the coding sequence GTGAAGATTAAAGCTGATGAGATTAGTGCGATTATAAAAGAGCGCATTGAGCAGTTCGATATTGATATCAATATCGAAGAGACAGGTAAAATCATTACAGTTGCAGATGGTGTTGCAAGTGTTTATGGTCTTAAAAATGTAATGTTAAATGAAATGGTTGAGTTTGAAAATGGAACTCAAGGTATGGCACTTAGCTTAGAAGAGGACTCAGTTGGTGTTATTATTCTTGGGTCTATGGAGGGTATTGCAGAAGGCGGTAGTGTTAAAAGATTAGGCAAACTTCTTCAAGTTCCAGTAGGTGATGCTATGATAGGAAGAGTTGTAAATGCTCTTGGTGAACCAATCGATGGCAAAGGAGAGATTGAAGCAAAAGAGTATAGGTTTGTTGAAGAAAAGGCTAAAGGCATTATGGCTAGAAAGTCAGTTCATGAACCACTTCAAACAGGTGTAAAAGCAATTGACGCTCTTGTTCCAATCGGAAGAGGACAAAGAGAGCTTATTATCGGCGATAGACAAACAGGTAAAACAACAATAGCAGTTGATACTATCATTAATCAAAAAGGTCAAGATGTAATTTGTATATATGTTGCTATTGGTCAAAAACAATCAACTGTAGCTCAAACAGTTAAAAGATTAGAAGAGTATGGTGCTATGGACTATACTATAGTAGTTAATGCTGGTGCTAGTGAAGCAGCATCTCTTCAATACCTTGCACCATATTCTGGTTGTACAATGGGTGAGTACTTTAGAGATAATGCAAGACACGCACTTATTATTTATGATGATTTAAGTAAACACGCTGTTGCTTATCGTGAGTTATCACTTATTCTTAGACGCCCACCAGGTCGTGAAGCTTATCCAGGAGATGTTTTTTACTTACACTCAAGACTACTTGAAAGAGCTAGTAAGCTAAGTGATGAACTTGGAGCTGGAAGTTTAACTGCTCTACCTATTATTGAAACCCAAGCAGGAGATGTTTCAGCATATATTCCAACAAACGTTATATCCATTACTGATGGTCAAATTTTCCTTGAGACAGGTCTATTCAACTCAGGTGTTAGACCAGCTATTAACGTAGGTTTATCAGTTAGCCGTGTTGGTGGTTCTGCTCAAATTAAAGCTATCAAAAAGGTTTCTGGAACTTTAAGACTTGATCTTGCACAATACCGTGAGCTTCAAGCATTTGCTCAGTTTGCAAGTGATCTTGATGAGACTACAAGAAAACAGCTAGATCGCGGAACTAGAATGGTTGAAGTTTTAAAACAACCCCCTTATTCGCCTTTAGCGGTTGAGAAACAAACTGTTATAATTTACGCAGGAACAAATGGCTTTTTAGATGATATTCCAGCTTCTGCTATAGGAAAATTTGAAGCTGAGCTTTATCCTTTTATTGAAGCTAGATTCCCAGAAGTTTTTGAAACCATAAGAACTAAAAAAGCTATGGATAAAGATACTGAAGAAACTCTAGCAAAAGCATTAAATGAGTTTAAAGCGACATTTTCTGCAGAGTAA
- a CDS encoding F0F1 ATP synthase subunit delta — MSKVISDKYIAAILSSFDKSELDKAISNLEVIATAFKDNKFSGIINSPLVDDAKKEELVLSLVKDSDEKFQNLIKILSKNSRLVLIPKILNGINFRISSSKNEYSGTIYSKDSISSQQIEELESLLSKKFDSKISLNYKKSDYNGVKIDLESLGSEISFSLDRLKQGISEYILKAI, encoded by the coding sequence ATGAGTAAAGTTATTTCAGATAAATACATAGCAGCGATTTTAAGCTCTTTTGATAAAAGTGAACTTGATAAAGCTATATCAAATTTAGAAGTTATCGCTACAGCTTTTAAAGATAATAAATTTAGTGGTATCATAAATTCCCCTTTAGTTGATGATGCTAAAAAAGAGGAGTTGGTTCTATCTTTGGTAAAGGATAGTGATGAGAAATTTCAAAATTTGATCAAAATACTTTCTAAAAACTCAAGACTTGTTTTAATACCTAAAATTTTAAATGGTATTAATTTTAGGATTTCATCTAGTAAAAATGAGTATAGTGGAACTATATACTCAAAAGATAGTATAAGTAGCCAGCAGATTGAAGAGCTTGAAAGCCTGCTATCAAAGAAATTTGACTCTAAAATTTCACTTAATTATAAAAAGTCAGATTACAATGGTGTTAAGATTGATCTAGAAAGTCTTGGTTCGGAGATAAGTTTTTCGCTAGATAGGCTAAAACAAGGCATTAGTGAATATATATTAAAAGCAATATAA
- a CDS encoding ParB/RepB/Spo0J family partition protein, translating to MAKNKKSALGRGLDAILGDVEIAYTKEFESGANKDMVIDIEVSKIKPNPYQPRQNFDEEALKELSQSIQRHGLIQPIIVFEKDGEYVLIAGERRLRATKLLGDKTIKAIVADIESQNLRELALIENIQRENLNPIELANSYKELIDEYKITQDDLSDIIKKSRSQITNTLRLLNLTKETKEALNLGKISQGHAKVLVGLKSDDEIKILNTIIGQKLTVRDTENLVKRLKNSDKPKKKEFASEEFKSSIKNLKSSLDRYGKVSIKDKKVSIEFKETKQIQDLIDKIS from the coding sequence ATGGCAAAAAATAAAAAAAGCGCACTTGGTAGGGGTCTTGATGCTATTTTAGGAGATGTAGAAATAGCATATACTAAAGAATTTGAAAGTGGTGCTAATAAAGATATGGTTATTGATATAGAAGTTAGTAAAATAAAGCCAAATCCATACCAACCTCGTCAAAATTTCGATGAAGAAGCACTAAAAGAGCTAAGTCAAAGCATACAAAGACATGGTCTTATCCAGCCAATCATTGTATTTGAAAAAGATGGCGAATATGTATTAATAGCTGGTGAAAGACGCCTTAGAGCAACTAAACTTCTAGGTGATAAAACCATAAAAGCCATAGTTGCTGATATCGAGTCTCAAAATTTAAGAGAGCTAGCTTTGATTGAAAATATTCAGCGTGAAAATTTAAATCCTATCGAACTTGCAAATTCTTATAAAGAGCTAATTGACGAGTATAAAATAACTCAAGATGATCTTTCTGACATCATTAAAAAATCTCGCTCACAAATCACAAATACACTAAGGCTTTTAAATTTAACAAAAGAGACCAAAGAAGCTCTAAATTTAGGTAAAATTTCTCAAGGCCACGCTAAGGTTTTAGTAGGTCTTAAAAGTGATGATGAGATTAAAATTTTAAATACAATAATCGGTCAAAAGCTAACAGTAAGAGATACTGAGAATTTAGTAAAAAGGCTAAAAAATAGTGATAAACCAAAGAAAAAAGAGTTTGCAAGCGAAGAATTTAAAAGTTCTATTAAAAACCTTAAATCATCGCTTGATAGATATGGTAAAGTGTCAATTAAAGATAAAAAAGTATCAATAGAATTTAAGGAAACAAAACAAATTCAAGATTTAATAGATAAAATTAGCTAA
- a CDS encoding ParA family protein produces MSEVITIANQKGGVGKTTTAVNLSASLAVAGKKVLIIDIDPQANATTGLGFNRNDYEYNIYHVLIGQKKISDVILKTEIKTLDMVPSNIGLVGIEQEFSEQGGNFKLVLKNKISEVLSKYDYIILDSPPTLGSITVNALTASDSVIIPIQCEFYALEGLALILNTIKVVKKTTNPKLAIKGFLPTMYSSQNNLSKETVDNLKQHFENKLFKSNNEHGFVVVPRNVKLAESPSFGKPVILYDAKSAGSAAYQSLANCIME; encoded by the coding sequence ATGAGTGAAGTTATAACAATTGCCAATCAAAAAGGCGGAGTTGGCAAGACAACAACAGCAGTAAATCTCTCCGCATCTTTAGCAGTTGCTGGTAAAAAGGTGCTTATTATCGATATAGACCCACAAGCAAATGCTACAACAGGACTTGGCTTTAATAGAAATGATTACGAGTACAATATCTATCATGTTTTAATTGGTCAAAAAAAGATTTCAGATGTGATTTTAAAAACCGAGATAAAAACCCTTGATATGGTACCTTCAAATATCGGACTTGTTGGAATTGAGCAAGAATTCTCAGAACAAGGTGGAAATTTCAAACTAGTTTTAAAAAATAAAATCAGTGAAGTTTTAAGTAAATATGACTACATAATACTTGATTCACCACCAACTCTTGGAAGTATAACAGTAAATGCACTAACTGCAAGCGATAGTGTTATCATCCCGATACAGTGTGAGTTTTATGCACTCGAAGGACTAGCTTTGATACTAAATACAATCAAAGTTGTAAAAAAAACTACAAATCCAAAACTTGCCATTAAAGGCTTTTTGCCAACAATGTATAGTAGTCAAAATAACCTTTCAAAAGAGACAGTTGATAACCTAAAGCAGCACTTTGAAAACAAACTTTTTAAAAGCAACAACGAGCATGGTTTTGTAGTAGTTCCTAGAAATGTTAAACTAGCAGAAAGTCCAAGCTTTGGTAAACCTGTGATCTTATATGATGCAAAATCAGCTGGATCTGCTGCTTATCAAAGCTTAGCTAATTGTATAATGGAGTAA